One region of Gossypium raimondii isolate GPD5lz chromosome 6, ASM2569854v1, whole genome shotgun sequence genomic DNA includes:
- the LOC105772817 gene encoding 30S ribosomal protein S5, chloroplastic, translating to MAATTTAIALTLSSFTLRSTIPSKTFFFPKPSKPISLRRTFRPLSLTPQAKSSDIDTSFFDDVNPEEDIVFDPPTPPEGFTPPPSFDEGPEETEDEIAAAYEELYGPAYSGVSVLGNDVYVMDSKVKKSSAFGKVKKEKVRDGFEERVVQVRRVTKVVKGGKQLHFRAIVVVGDKQGQVGVGVGKAKEVIGAVQKSAVNARRNIITIPMTKYLTFPHRSEGDYGAAKVMLRPAAPGTGVIAGGAVRIVLEMAGVENALGKQLGSKNALNNARATVVAVQKMKQFREVAQERGIPMEELWK from the exons ATGGCGGCAACAACAACAGCAATAGCCTTAACCCTTTCTTCCTTTACCCTTCGTTCTACCATTCCTTCCAAAACCTTCTTCTTCCCCAAACCCTCAAAACCAATTTCTCTCCGCCGCACATTCCGCCCTCTTTCCCTCACACCACAAGCCAAATCCTCCGACATCGACACTTCCTTTTTCGACGACGTCAACCCCGAAGAAGACATCGTTTTCGACCCACCAACACCACCAGAAGGATTCACCCCACCGCCGTCTTTCGACGAGGGTCCAGAAGAAACGGAAGACGAAATCGCCGCAGCTTACGAGGAACTATACGGTCCGGCTTACAGCGGAGTCTCTGTTTTGGGAAACGATGTGTACGTAATGGATTCGAAAGTGAAGAAATCTAGCGCTTTTGGGAAAGTTAAGAAAGAGAAAGTAAGGGATGGGTTTGAAGAAAGAGTGGTTCAAGTTAGGAGGGTTACTAAAGTGGTTAAAGGTGGGAAACAATTGCATTTTAGAGCTATTGTTGTTGTGGGTGATAAACAAGGTCAAGTTGGTGTTGGGGTTGGGAAAGCTAAGGAGGTTATTGGTGCTGTTCAGAAATCAGCTGTGAATGCTAGAAGAAATATTATTACTATTCCTATGACTAAGTATTTGACTTTCCCACATCG ATCGGAGGGTGATTATGGGGCAGCAAAGGTGATGCTTAGACCTGCAGCACCTGGTACCGGAGTTATTGCAGGAGGAGCTGTGCGAATTGTTCTTGAAATGGCAGGTGTTGAGAACGCATTGGGCAAGCAACTTGGAAGTAAAAATGCCCTTAACAATGCCAGAGCTACGGTTGTTGCTGTGCAGAAAATGAAGCAGTTCCGAGAAGTTGCTCAAGAACGAGGAATTCCCATGGAAGAGCTATGGAAGTGA
- the LOC128041786 gene encoding protein RALF-like 4 codes for MGSKVWLMFMPLALAMMTGCSTAATFNKGHRYFRTGNRGLLVEKIDDIEAEMMMDSETDDGLVRLGRRYVSYASLQATTVPCNKRGISYYNCAQGVKYRKR; via the coding sequence ATGGGCTCCAAGGTTTGGCTTATGTTCATGCCATTGGCCTTGGCAATGATGACCGGTTGCTCCACCGCTGCCACATTCAACAAGGGTCATCGCTATTTCAGAACCGGTAACAGAGGCTTGTTGGTCGAAAAAATCGACGATATCGAAGCCGAGATGATGATGGATTCCGAGACCGACGACGGGTTGGTTAGGTTAGGGAGAAGATACGTTAGCTATGCATCACTTCAAGCTACTACAGTCCCATGCAATAAACGTGGTATATCCTATTACAATTGTGCACAAGGGGTTAAGTACAGAAAGAGATGA
- the LOC105771611 gene encoding protein RALF-like 4: MASKALLMFMPLALAMVANCSTTATTFNKTLAHFGTGDGALWTVNIEDIETETTMMMDSETNRWLRNGTKRRYISYEALKRNNVPCHQQGRSYYECSTGKPVNPYTRGCTYATRCRRYTA; this comes from the coding sequence atggCTTCCAAGGCCTTGCTCATGTTCATGCCTTTGGCCTTAGCAATGGTGGCTAACTGTTCCACCACCGCAACCACGTTCAACAAGACCCTTGCCCATTTTGGAACCGGTGACGGAGCCTTGTGGACCGTCAACATCGAAGATATCGAGACTGAGACGACGATGATGATGGATTCCGAGACCAACCGCTGGTTGCGCAACGGTACGAAAAGAAGGTACATTAGCTATGAAGcactaaaaagaaataatgtcCCGTGCCACCAACAGGGTCGGTCCTACTACGAGTGCAGTACAGGGAAACCGGTTAACCCTTACACACGTGGTTGTACTTACGCTACGCGTTGCAGAAGGTATACAGCTTGA
- the LOC105772261 gene encoding uncharacterized protein LOC105772261, with protein MAGVGTRILWDHRNLMSHQVFKLPENPDSDSSGMEFSFLEDGDDGDQIVGIHNDGDEDGDDDDDDDERKESDGSGGENKEEFWEIQHQVLEATVCRISSLESRIRIAIKEALRDIKRETTTVVCGCGGKSMAEGCRVCFMREVFRRLQTAGFNTAICRSKWRSTSHIPSGEHSFLDVIENSSKGDVRVIIELNFRAEFEMARASEDYNRLVRRLPEVFVGKVERLNDVIKILCLAAKKCMKEKKMHMGPWRKQSYMQAKWLKPCERNTSTRSLPVGDSGRLPKPRASMLTVDLLENFSDVCCTAVEVV; from the exons atggcCGGCGTAGGGACAAGAATCTTATGGGATCACCGGAATTTAATGAGTCATCAAGTATTCAAGTTGCCGGAGAATCCGGATTCGGATTCGTCGGGTATGGAATTCAGTTTTCTCGAAGACGGCGACGATGGCGATCAAATCGTCGGAATCCACAACGATGGGGATGAGGacggtgatgatgatgatgacgacgaTGAGAGAAAAGAAAGCGATGGAAGCGGTGGTGAGAATAAAGAGGAATTTTGGGAGATTCAGCACCAGGTTTTGGAAGCTACGGTGTGTAGGATCAGTTCTTTAGAATCGAGGATTAGAATCGCCATTAAAGAAGCTTTGAGAGATATTAAGAGAGAAACGACGACCGTCGTTTGCGGTTGTGGTGGTAAATCAATGGCGGAGGGTTGTAGGGTTTGTTTTATGAGAGAAGTGTTTCGCCGTCTCCAAACCGCCGGTTTCAACACCGCCATTTGCCGGTCTAAATGGAGAAGCACATCACATATCCCATCAg gAGAGCATAGTTTTTTGGATGTAATTGAAAATTCAAGTAAAGGTGATGTAAGGGTAATCATAGAATTGAATTTCAGAGCGGAATTTGAGATGGCAAGAGCAAGTGAAGATTACAATCGTTTAGTTCGACGGTTGCCGGAAGTTTTCGTCGGAAAAGTAGAGAGGTTGAATGACGTTATAAAGATTTTGTGTTTGGCTGCCAAGAAATgtatgaaggaaaagaaaatgcatATGGGACCGTGGAGGAAACAAAGTTATATGCAAGCTAAATGGTTAAAACCTTGTGAACGGAATACATCGACGAGATCATTGCCAGTAGGAGATTCCGGTCGTTTGCCGAAACCGAGGGCTTCCATGTTAACTGTAGATTTGCTTGAAAACTTTTCCGATGTGTGTTGTACAGCGGTTGAGGTTGTATGA